A window of Miscanthus floridulus cultivar M001 chromosome 12, ASM1932011v1, whole genome shotgun sequence genomic DNA:
AATGCAGGAGACTACTGTAGAGTCCTGCTGCTCGAGTAATCACCCAGGATTAGAATATTTGGAATCGCCAGCAGGACTTGTGCGTTGTGTGTTTTGAACATGTCGCACGGCCAGcgtttatattatattattactGGATGATATCCCTGATGTccagggccatgtttagattgcaatttTTTTCAACCTGATAAATAGTACTATTTttatcttatttggcaaatattgtccaatcgtggaccaactaggctcaaaagatttatctcgtgattttcaactaaactatgtaattagttatttttttacctacatttaatacttcatgcaagcggctaaaaattgatatgatggaaagagagtgaaaaaacttggaatttggatggtatCTCAACAAGGCCCAGTTTTTggtgtaaaaaaaaaaacaaggccCAGTTTGGAGGTAAATCAAGTTTTGGTTGCCATGGCTGCAAACCTTCCCCGGCCCGTTCATCCATCTGTTCACCCACCCACTACGTAGCACTGCATTAATAAGGTTGTCCATGGTAGCTTGCACCCCGTATGCCCTCCGATCCGATGCCACTTGTGAACGAGTAAATTGGGCTGGGCCACAACGGATCTTTTTTCTCTCCAACCAGCTCCTATGGATCCGGCCAGTAATTGGCTCTCGGGCTGGGCTACTGTACCAATCTACTAGTCCTCTTTTGCTGCCCTTTCTTTCGGCCGAGCTGCGCTTGACCAATCGGGCCCGGACTAGATCAAGCGAATATAATTCCCGTTCTGCTGATTGTGTTTCAgcatttttctttcacaacaaatcagtataagctaaatttcagcgaaacgaacaggacgTTGTCACGATACAAACTGAGCTGTTATCTTTCGATCGGCGGCAACAGTGTCAAGAGCATGCGCGAGGCGAGTGACTGAGTGAGCGCAGTCATCGTTCGCATCGCGTCTGCTTTCGGCCGGCGTACGTACGGGCAGCGGAGCACTGGCTCGCGCTCAACCATCCAACTGTGCAGTCGTGGTACACTTCCGGGACGTGTGGGTGCGACGGGCCCGCCGTCACCCATCGGCGTCTCGATCGGGCTCTCGACGTCATCCCGTCACCCATCGGCGCAGTTGGGTTGAGCTCCCAACCAACTCGCTCCCGAATTTAAAACCGCCACCTGTGCCTGCTCTGTTCGGCTGTGATGCTGATGAGTGATGACCCACCGCCAGGCCGCCAGCCACCACCATTTACCCACCGGCCGGCCCTCAGCTATATATCCGCTCGCCGCAAGCGTCCACCGAGGGGCATAGCATATGCATatccgcgcgcgccgccgccgctagcaCCTGACACCGGGGCGCCGCCAGCCGAGTTCAAGCAAAGCAAAGCAGCATGGTGTtcgagcaggagcaggaggaggtgACGCCGGGCGCGGTGCACGGGTACCGCCTCTCCACGGTGGTGCCGAGCTCGGTGACGGGGGAGGTGGACTACGCGCTGGCGGACGCGGACCTGGCCTTCAAGCTGCACTACCTGCGCGGGGTGTACTACTACCCGCCCGGGGACGTGGCGCGCGGCCTCGCCACCAAGGTGCTCAAGGACCCCATGTTCCCCTGGCTCGACGACTACTTCCCCGTCGCCGGCCGCGTCCGCCGCGCCGAGAAGGACGCCGAGGCCGCAGCCGATGGGGCGCCGCGCAGGCCCTACATCAAGTGCAACGACTGCGGCGTGCGCATCGTGGAGGCCAAGTGCGACCGCGACATGGACGAGTGGCTCCGCGACGACGCGCCCGACAGACTCAGGCAGCTCTGCTACGACAAGGTGCTCGGCCCCGAGCTCTTCTTCTCGCCGCTGCTCTACGTCCAGGTACGTACGTAGTAATCTTTTCCACGTCTAACCATAGTACTACTTTAACGTGGAGTGGTGAGCGCGCGATAGGAGTAATAAATAATCATGAAAAAACCTAGCTGTTCAACAAGCATAGACTAGTACAGAGCTAGAGTGAAAACggtctaagggggtgtttggtttctacaggaaaattttagtccctgtcccatcggatgtttggacatatgcatgaagtattaaatatagacgaaaaaataactaattgcacagattgtggctaatttgcgagacgaattttttaagcctaattagtccatgatttgacaatgtggtgctacagtaaatatgtgctaatgacggattaattaggcttaataaattcgtctcgtaaattagtctccatctatgtaattaattttataattaactcatatttagttctcctaaataacatccgaacgtccgatgtgacatggactaaaatttagtccaggaaccaaacaccccctaaatttgAGCAGCCTCGTGTAGATCCTCCGCTAAAACTTTGCACCATAtctcatcgaatatttagacacatggacatagagtattaaatataaattaaaaaaatatttaattgcacagattacgactaTTTTGCGGGAcgaattttaagcctaattaatccataatttaacaacaaagtgctacagtacacatgtgctaatgatggattaattatgcttaaaaattTATCTCACGGTTTAccgattctgtaatttgtttttttattaataccCAAACGTCTCATGCGATATCTCATATTCTGAAACTTCACGCGTTGTATCTAGACAAGGGCTCAGTGAGCCTGCTGTCGGAGCTGTCGATTTCTGGCATCGCTGGTTGCCTGCTTCCTCCTGGTAGTGGTGACTGGTGAGAGGAGGAGATGCAGCTGTAGCTTTCAGTATGGTTCCGGGCAGTGCAGTTGAGCAAACCTTTAATTGTGTGCGGCCGTAGCTGTTAACCATCAGACATTTATACTACGTACCACTGTCCAGTGGCCACCTAGAGCTGGTCACCGACTGCAACCGCTCGTCATCTGCCACAACTGTCAACTATGTAGTGTCTGTTGGCTCGGCTGTCACCGCTAATTCAGACTAGACTGCTTTTCTGAATCTGCTCAATTCTAGTCTAGCAAAAATCGTGTGGTACTGGTAGTAGTACAAAAATGAAaaagaaacaaaacaaaacataGTAGTATCCATATAGGCACAGGCTCTTGAAAGATGCGGCGGGTTCGTCGTGAGATTGTCGGATCGGCGTCGAACGAGTAATTGCTGCGCCGGGGGTGGTGGAGGGTGGACGTGCCGACGTACCATTCATTCATCTGCCGCTGGCGTAGTTGAAACTTGAAGCCGCAGCCGCCGCTGTTCTTTGGTTCCGGTTCCGGGAGGCGGTGGCTCACGCGATCGAATCAGGTGGCAGATGAAACTTGAAGCTTGTGACAGTGGTTTCATACATCACTTACTGTGTTCTTGAAGAACCGGCTAATTGAGCGCGAAACTGTCTAGGCGAATTGTGAACGACTGAACATACCTGATGACTCTTGAGATAAATGACCTCTTTGTAAAGATGAGAAATGACGGGAGGACTCCTCGAAATTAACAAATCAGCATTCAGGTTCACCTTTCCCTACTGCGGTACTGCCACAAGCCTAGTACAGTACACGGTCTTAACTGCACCTTGTCCAACTTTGCTGAAGCAAAGATCACCTTGCCAAGCACAGCCATTCCTTTCAACAGTCCTCTGAGAAGTCAGTTCTCATAATACTCACAGTCACAGGCCTGCAAACTCGCAGTTCTACCTCTGAGACAAAGGGGGTGTTTAGTTACCCCAGATTCCaaattttggcactatgcaaaaagaagattctccgtcacatcaaatttgcggtacatgcatggagtactaaatgttgatgaaataaaaaaactaattgcacagtttggttatactttgcgagacaaacattttgagcctaattagtcaacgtttgaacaattattaccaaatataaACGGAATACTACAGTTGTTACTGTGGAATTCGGCCCGAACTAAAGGAGGGCAAAAGGGTATTGAAGCCGATCGATAGAAACATCGAGTTCACGAAGCAAGTCTCTGTACTTCATTAGGGCGTCCGCAATGGTGCTGCTAGCTGTGTAGTTACGTGGAGGTGAGAGACGAAAGTAAAGATTATTTTATAAATTCTTATTTTTCTCTGTACTATTGGACTTACATGTTCATCTCTTAGATTCTTGAAGTACGTGAAATAGATAACTATTTGCCAAAAAAAGTTCTTCACTAAACTCCGCAACAAACCCCGAGCGAACATGAATGGGCCAGCACTAAACAACCTGCATAATTGTGCAATCGGAATAACGTTTATGGATCGCCGCCCAGCAGGCCAGGCGGGCGGTGCATTACGATCTGCCTTTTTCATGTAGGCCCAATGCGTTGGTTGCATTATCGTCTCACTTGCTTAGCCAAATACTACCTCCATAGCACGTGTGAAGTGCAAATCACGGCTTTGTCTATTAGACTAGTCCATTACAGTGCAGACAATTAACAGTACGAGTCGACTATTTTTCATGTACTACCAGTCTATTATTACTACTAGTCTACTACTCCATCCAtctcaaaataaatcaacttataaATTAAGTGAATTTATTTTagatttgactaaatttatagaaaacagtATCAATACTCGtgacatcaaattagtatcactAGATACATCATCAAATATATTTAATAATCTACTTATTTCGTGTTATAAATTTTGTTATAATTAGTTTAGATTTAGAAAAGAGTATCAATATTTGTGACGCTAAATAAGTATCACTAGTACATCATCAACTATAATTTTATAGTGCGTCGCTGCCCTTTGTTGGTTGTCTATCATTTGGGTAATATCGAAATGTGTATCTGTTTGCTATAGGATAATCCAGTCATCGGCTGTAATTCTGTAGACCTCCTAGGGCACTCCCCATATCTTAATTATAAAGATGCGCTagtcttttgcgtattcgagaaactATAATTTCATAGTCTACTTATTTGGTGTTATAAATCTTGTTATAATTATTTTAGGTTTAGCTAAATTTATAGAAATAATATCAATATTGGCGACGTCAAATTATTATCACTGGATATAGTATCAACTATATTTTCATAATCTACTTATTTAGAGTTATAAATGTTGGTTTCTTTATTATAAAGTTGCCCGGACTCAATATAGTTTTTATGATGATTCTCGAAGTTAATTTATTTTTGGATCGAGTGAGTCCATGTACTAGTAGTCTACTAGTATTACAGTGCAGAAGTATTCAGGTAAAAATTAACTTGGTactgtttttcaaaaaaaaatataacttggtactagtagtactactactCTGTTACACTGTCCTATCTTTGTCGTGAGATCTTTTTCTGTAAATTTCAGGGTTGTTTAAGAAATTTTCTGTTATCGAGCAAAGTGATAATCTTATCGgctattgttttttttaaaaaaaaaaaatctgatcGGCTACATCCATACCAAttaccatttttttaaaaaaaacaaagatgCAGTAACAATCGTTGCTTTGCTCGCAGATCACAAACTTCAAATGCGGCGGGCTGGCGCTGGGGTTCAGCTGGGCTCACCTCATCGGCGACGTGCCGTCGGCCGTCACCTGCTTCAACAAGTGGGCGCAGATCCTGAGCGGCAAGAAGCCGGAAGCCACCGTCCTGACCCCGCTGAACAAACCGCTGCAGGGCCAGTCCCCCGCGGCGGCGCCGCGCTCCGTCAAGCAGGTCGGGCCCATCGAGGACCACTGGCTGGTCCCGGCGGGCCGCGACATGGCGTGCTACTCCTTCCACGTCAGCGAAACAGTGCTCAAGAagctccagcagcagcaggggcGCCACGCTGCGGCCGCGGGCACCTTCGAGCTCGTGTCCGCGCTGGTGTGGCAGACGGTGGCGAAGATCAGGGGCGGCGACGTGGACACGGTGACCGTGGTCAGGACCGGCGCGGCCGCGCGAAGCGGCAAGTCCCTGGCCAACGAGATGACGGTCGGGTACGTGGCGTCGGCGGGGTCCTCGCCAGCGAAGACGGACGTCGCGGAGCTGGCGGCGCTGCTGACCAAGAACGTGGTCGACGAGACCGCCGCGGTGGCGGCGTTCCAGGGGGACGTCCTCGTGTACGGCGGCGCCAACCTGACGCTCGTGGACATGGAGCAGGTGGACGTGTACGCGCTGGAGATCAAGGGGCTGCGCCCGGTCCACGTGGAGTACGGCATGGACGGCGTCGGCGAGGAGGGCGCCGTGCTGGTGCAGCCCGACGCCGACGGCCGCGGCCGCCTCGTCACGGCGGTGCTGCCCAGGGACGAGATCGACAGCCTCCGCGCCGCGCTCGGTAGCGCGCTGCAGGTCGCCTGAGCGCCAAGCCGCGCCGCGGCGTACGTAAGTATCAATAGTATGGTGATGGCTACACGTGCTCGTTCGGTTTGGTGATATCAGATACCGCAGCTTAAACAAGCGTAGTAGCGTAATGAGGCGCGCATGTGTTATCTACTGGTGATTTGATGTGCGAATGTAGGATGATGCGCCAATACTGTGGTCGGTTTGCGAAGTTATTATTTGTTATGTATTGGATGATGTTTCCTTAATAATTTGATCGAATAGATCATGCAGAATGTACCAAAATTTACACTGGAGACTAGACAAAAGTAATAATAGTTTGAGACAGCATAATCTTGGGTGTTCCCACAAAGATTTTGCTTGCTTGGATGTTGGTTAAGTTCAGGTTCCTGAGTTTCAGAAGCATTTCGTGTTTACTCTGGCAAACAGTTTGTTGTCGCTTGAAATTCCTAGTTACCCTTGCGGCAAATATTTTAGTACAGTTTGTTACTTGGGCCGAATAATTTCAAGAAGCATAGATGAAAAGGTAATGCTCTGTCCAGAACGTCCGTCCGTCCGAACAGCCCCATTGGTGGGCAGCAATGTTCACGAGGTTCTCTTATCCGCTTCTATTCTGGCACTGcaatttctttaaaaaaaatttgccacaACGCCGCGACTGCTCCGCGACCACGCTCCGCCGCGCCTCCTGCCCGCCTTCCTCTCCATCTCCGTGCCCCGCCACATCCCGCGCTGCTCCGCGCCCCGCGCCACGCCCCTATCCACTTCGCCTGTCGCCGAAGGAGAGGCAGGGCGGCCTGCACCTGTGCCCCCATCCAGCGCGCCCATCAGCAGGAAGGGGAGGCCTTCGCGCTGCGTCTGGAGTGTACGCTGAACCGTTGCTCTCGAGGTCCTCGGACCTGAGCTTGTTGGCTACCGGAGTTCCCTACCAAGTAGGTTGCGGGCACCGTCGACGTTGTGTTCCAAATGTTGCAGgtgtttcagacttatgtttcaagtgtttcatcttaatGTTGCAAATAGAtcttgtatgttgcatatgttgcaaatctatgtttcaagtgtttcagacatatgttcaagtgtttcatctggatgttgcataagtTACTATAGTTCTATacgcatgtttcatgtgtttcacatgttttagactcatattgcaagtgtttcatctggatgttacaaaagtagatctcgatgttgcatatgttgccatGAATATACAAGCATGTTTCAAGCAtatattttaagtgttttattcgtttcagacgtatgttgcaagtattttatctggatgtttaaAAAGTAGATCTGGGAGAGCACATGTTTCACCTGCCGCAACTGTCATGCTGCTGCTGGGGGCACCGCCGTGGGTCACCGTGCAGGC
This region includes:
- the LOC136497410 gene encoding protein ECERIFERUM 26-like — protein: MVFEQEQEEVTPGAVHGYRLSTVVPSSVTGEVDYALADADLAFKLHYLRGVYYYPPGDVARGLATKVLKDPMFPWLDDYFPVAGRVRRAEKDAEAAADGAPRRPYIKCNDCGVRIVEAKCDRDMDEWLRDDAPDRLRQLCYDKVLGPELFFSPLLYVQITNFKCGGLALGFSWAHLIGDVPSAVTCFNKWAQILSGKKPEATVLTPLNKPLQGQSPAAAPRSVKQVGPIEDHWLVPAGRDMACYSFHVSETVLKKLQQQQGRHAAAAGTFELVSALVWQTVAKIRGGDVDTVTVVRTGAAARSGKSLANEMTVGYVASAGSSPAKTDVAELAALLTKNVVDETAAVAAFQGDVLVYGGANLTLVDMEQVDVYALEIKGLRPVHVEYGMDGVGEEGAVLVQPDADGRGRLVTAVLPRDEIDSLRAALGSALQVA